The genomic window CTGTTACAAGTGTTACATTTGTTGAAGAATTGCCAAAGACAGCGTCAGGGAAGATACAAAAAGTTCATCTGCGAAATGACTATTGGGAATCACATGGGAAAACAGGCAGATTTGTAAACTAGTAATGAAGAACGTTTAATAGAAAACTGGAGCTAGGTACATCATGTGCCTAGCTATTTTGTATTTTATTCGATATATTGATTTGTTAGAGGCATACATATACAACTACTATGTCTTCTTATTAACTTCACATGATAATGTAAAAAAAGGTCGTTCATGTTATGTTAGTACTACATGTAATGAATGCAGAAGGAGGATGGAATTTTGACTTTAGGACCTAGAGTTGTTAAAACAGGCATTGCGGTTACGTTGGCATTATATATTTGTTTATATTTTGATTTAACTCCTGCTGTATTCGCGGGCATTGCAGCAATTTTTACAATTCAGCCTTCCATTTATCGGACATGGCGTCAAGTGTTAGATCAATTAAAAACAAATACTTTAGGCGCATTGATTGCATTACTTGCCTTGTTTGCATTTGGCAATGAGCCTATTGCAGTCGGTGTCGTTATGATTCTTGTTATTCTTGTGAGTCTGCAATTAAAAATGGAAAGTACTATTTCGTTAACACTAGTCACGGTGCTTGCGATTATGAGTGCACCCGCACATGAAGAATGGTTTTTTGCAGCCAATCGCTTTTTGATTATTTTAATCGGGATGCTGTCAGCATCGTTGGTCAATTTATTTGTTTTACCGCCTAAATATTCAATAACATATTTTCAACAAACGCAAAGTGCTTTCCAAAATTTATCCTTACTTATGCGAACTGCTATTTCGGATGAACTAACTGAAAAGTCATTTCGTTCATATAAAAAGAAGCTTGAGAAGGATGTTAATAAACTGGACGAGCTTTTTAATATGTTGAATGAAGAACGTGAGAAGCTTTCTAAAGTAAAACCGTTAAACGCGAGAGAGCTTGTTATTTTTAAGCAAATGCTATTATCTACAAAACATGGCATTGAGGTACTAGATGTGATAGAGGACCATTATTTTCAAAGTAACCCACAGGATGGTGAAAAGGAAAGATATGATCAGCATTTAGAGTATTTAATAAAGTGTCACGAGCATTTGCTGTTAAAATATGAGGGCAAAATTAAGGACCGCGATGAGTATTTAGAAGATACGATGGTCGAGAAAAGTGCGCAGTTTCTTGAGCAAATTATGCAACAGTATGATGTGGAAAAAGAGGAAACACTTCGCCTAGTTGTAATAGGCTCGTCGATCTTTGAATATGCATTAAAGCTAGAGCGTTTAAACGATTTAATTGAGAAATATTTAAAATCAAAATCTGCTGAAAAAAGTGAACTAGCACAATAAAAAGGTGTAGTAAAAAGCTTAGCCATGCATGCTACACCTTTTGGGTATCATGTTCAGTTCGTATGTAGCTAATTAATGGGAAGAAACGTTGCACAACTAATGGAAAAAGCCTAATGTCTTAGGCTTAGGCTGCAACTTTATAGCTACATAGCTCACCTCGATAGAATCGCTTTTGTTAGCTTGTGGCGATTTGTGGGAAAAGAGTAACGGTATGTCGAATAATCACCCCACAACTGTGACTTATAGTCTGACTATACGGATTTATATCCGGGTAAAACTGTCTAAAAATTAAGATTTTGTCTAAATGTAGACGGGATTAGTTCTATCAACCTATGTGGTTAAACTTCGGTAAATTGGCCACAGTGATAAAATAAACAGACCTTTTATCCTTTAGATTGGTAAAAATTATTAAGTAGAATAGGAAAATAGGTATACAGCTAGAGCGATAGATTTATAAATTTACCTTTTAAAATGATAACAAAAGACGGATTACTTTTTGTCAAAATACATACTATTATGTAAGCAAGAGATCAGTCGGACAAACAAATATGCCACTGAATCTCGATAAAGGCAAAGCTGATGAAAATCAGTGACGCAAAGCTACAGGGGCTAACGTGCGAATACGCACTATGCCAGCCAGTTACCGAAAGATACAGGGTGGATCGTTTTTACATAGTGAAAATTTTATGGAATTTTCTTTGTGGAACGATTATTGCAGTAACCCCCTTTCGGTGAAGGCGGGGTTTATTTTCGTTGTGGGAAATGGAGGTGGAACGTTTGCAGATAATCAACCTGAGTAATGAACGGATATTAGCAGAAGAAGTTGAGACAGCGTATAGTTTTTTTAAACGATTAAAAGGCCTTATGTTTACGGATCAGTTAAGCTCGGGTTGTGCAATACACATCAAACCCTGTCGGTCGATTCACTCATTTTTTATGAACTATCCTATTGATGTATTGTACGTTAACGATGATGGGATTATTGTCGCGCTGGAGGAAGGCTTTGAGCCAGGTCAAGTAGGACGAAGATTTGCAGATGCACATTCAGTTGTGGAGCTTCCAGTTGAAACAATTCAAAACACGAACACTCAAGTAGGACATAAAATCGAATTAAGGAGAGGGTTATAATGATGAACAAATTAAAAGGATTAGTAGTAGAAGAGCAAGGACAAGGTATGACTGAATACGGACTAGTTTTAGGTGTTATCGCAGTAGGTGTTGTTGCAATCTTAGCTACATTACGTACTCAAATTGAAGCAATGTTCAACAATGTTGTAAATACTATTACAGGTAACGGCAACGGCGGAACTACTCTGTAATAAGCCAATGATTAAAAACCTAATATTACAAGAGAACGGTCAAGGTACAGTTGAGTACGGATTAGTATTAGGTGTGTTAGTTATAGCTGCAGTAGGTATCATACCGGCATTAGTACCTATTATTG from Bacillus sp. HMF5848 includes these protein-coding regions:
- a CDS encoding Flp family type IVb pilin — its product is MMNKLKGLVVEEQGQGMTEYGLVLGVIAVGVVAILATLRTQIEAMFNNVVNTITGNGNGGTTL
- a CDS encoding DUF192 domain-containing protein codes for the protein MQIINLSNERILAEEVETAYSFFKRLKGLMFTDQLSSGCAIHIKPCRSIHSFFMNYPIDVLYVNDDGIIVALEEGFEPGQVGRRFADAHSVVELPVETIQNTNTQVGHKIELRRGL
- a CDS encoding aromatic acid exporter family protein — encoded protein: MTLGPRVVKTGIAVTLALYICLYFDLTPAVFAGIAAIFTIQPSIYRTWRQVLDQLKTNTLGALIALLALFAFGNEPIAVGVVMILVILVSLQLKMESTISLTLVTVLAIMSAPAHEEWFFAANRFLIILIGMLSASLVNLFVLPPKYSITYFQQTQSAFQNLSLLMRTAISDELTEKSFRSYKKKLEKDVNKLDELFNMLNEEREKLSKVKPLNARELVIFKQMLLSTKHGIEVLDVIEDHYFQSNPQDGEKERYDQHLEYLIKCHEHLLLKYEGKIKDRDEYLEDTMVEKSAQFLEQIMQQYDVEKEETLRLVVIGSSIFEYALKLERLNDLIEKYLKSKSAEKSELAQ
- a CDS encoding Flp family type IVb pilin, with protein sequence MIKNLILQENGQGTVEYGLVLGVLVIAAVGIIPALVPIIENLFRSIADAVEAQVNL